Proteins from a genomic interval of Pseudomonas asplenii:
- the rlmKL gene encoding bifunctional 23S rRNA (guanine(2069)-N(7))-methyltransferase RlmK/23S rRNA (guanine(2445)-N(2))-methyltransferase RlmL, translating to MSDRYELFLTCPKGLEGLLLEEAIGLGLEEAREHTSAIRGQASMETAYRLCLWSRLANRVLLVLKRFAMKDAEDLYHGVLDVDWQDHMLADGTLAVEFSGHGSGIDNTHFGALKVKDAIVDKLRTPSGARPSIDKVSPDLRIHLRLDRGEAILSLDLSGHSLHQRGYRLQQGAAPLKENLAAAVLIRAGWPRIAAEGGALADPMCGVGTFLVEAAMIAADIAPNLNRIHWGFDAWLGHVPAVWKKVHAEAEARAEAGLAKPPLWIRGYEADPRLIQPGRNNVERAGLSDWIKIYQGEVGTFEPRPDQNQKGLVICNPPYGERLGDEASLLYLYQNLGERLRQACLNWEAAVFTGAPDLGKRMGIRSHKQYAFWNGALPCKLLLIKVSPDQFVTGERRTAEQRQAERDLVEAGEEAPIAAPASEPARLSEGGQMFANRLQKNLKQLGKWTKREGVDCYRIYDADMPEYALAIDLYHDWVHVQEYAAPKSVDPEKAQARLFDALAAIPQALNVDKNRVIIKRRERQSGTRQYERQGAQGKFTEVNEGGVKLLVNLTDYLDTGLFLDHRPMRLRIQKEAAGKRFLNLFCYTATASVHAAKGGARTTTSVDLSKTYLDWARRNLSLNGFSDKNRLEQGDVMAWLEGNRDEFDLIFIDPPTFSNSKRMEGVFDVQRDHVQLLDLAMARLAPGGVLYFSNNFRKFQLEENLTARYAVEEISGQTLDPDFARNSKIHRAWKITAR from the coding sequence ATGTCGGATCGTTACGAACTCTTCCTCACTTGTCCCAAAGGTCTTGAAGGCCTGCTCCTTGAGGAAGCCATCGGGCTTGGCCTTGAGGAGGCGCGGGAGCACACCTCGGCCATTCGCGGCCAGGCTTCCATGGAGACCGCCTACCGGCTGTGCCTCTGGTCACGTTTGGCTAACCGCGTCTTGTTGGTGCTCAAGCGTTTTGCCATGAAGGACGCCGAAGACCTCTACCATGGCGTGCTGGATGTCGACTGGCAGGACCATATGCTGGCCGATGGCACCCTGGCGGTGGAGTTCAGCGGCCATGGTTCGGGTATCGATAACACTCATTTCGGCGCGCTCAAGGTCAAGGATGCCATTGTCGACAAGCTGCGCACGCCGTCCGGCGCCCGTCCGAGCATCGACAAGGTCAGTCCGGACCTGCGTATCCATCTGCGCCTGGACCGTGGCGAAGCGATCCTCTCGCTCGACCTGTCCGGGCACAGCCTGCACCAGCGCGGCTATCGCCTGCAGCAAGGTGCGGCGCCGCTCAAGGAAAACCTTGCGGCTGCCGTGCTGATCCGCGCCGGCTGGCCGCGCATTGCCGCCGAAGGCGGCGCCCTGGCCGACCCGATGTGCGGTGTGGGGACCTTCCTGGTGGAAGCGGCGATGATCGCCGCCGACATCGCACCTAACCTCAACCGTATCCATTGGGGCTTCGACGCGTGGCTGGGGCATGTGCCGGCCGTGTGGAAAAAGGTCCATGCCGAGGCCGAGGCCCGTGCCGAAGCCGGCCTGGCCAAGCCACCGCTGTGGATTCGCGGTTATGAAGCCGACCCGCGGCTGATCCAGCCAGGTCGCAACAACGTCGAGCGCGCGGGCCTGAGCGACTGGATCAAGATCTACCAGGGCGAGGTCGGAACCTTCGAACCGCGTCCCGACCAGAACCAGAAGGGGCTGGTGATCTGCAATCCGCCGTACGGCGAGCGTCTGGGTGACGAGGCGAGCCTGCTGTATCTCTATCAGAACCTCGGCGAACGTCTGCGTCAGGCCTGCTTGAACTGGGAGGCGGCGGTGTTTACCGGCGCCCCGGACCTGGGCAAGCGCATGGGCATTCGCAGCCACAAGCAGTATGCCTTCTGGAACGGCGCCTTGCCGTGCAAGCTGCTGCTGATCAAGGTCAGCCCCGATCAGTTTGTCACCGGCGAACGCCGCACGGCCGAGCAGCGTCAGGCCGAGCGTGACCTGGTCGAAGCTGGCGAAGAAGCCCCGATCGCGGCACCGGCCAGCGAACCGGCGCGCTTGAGCGAAGGCGGGCAGATGTTTGCCAATCGCCTGCAGAAGAACCTCAAGCAGTTGGGCAAGTGGACCAAGCGCGAAGGCGTGGACTGCTACCGGATCTACGATGCCGACATGCCGGAATATGCCCTGGCGATCGACCTGTATCATGACTGGGTGCACGTCCAGGAATATGCCGCGCCCAAGTCGGTCGATCCGGAAAAGGCCCAGGCCCGGCTGTTCGATGCCCTGGCAGCGATTCCCCAGGCACTCAACGTCGACAAGAATCGGGTGATCATCAAGCGCCGCGAGCGCCAGAGTGGCACCCGCCAGTACGAGCGTCAGGGCGCCCAGGGCAAGTTCACCGAGGTCAATGAGGGCGGGGTGAAGCTGCTGGTCAACCTGACCGACTACCTCGACACCGGCCTGTTCCTCGATCATCGGCCGATGCGCCTGCGGATTCAGAAGGAAGCGGCCGGCAAGCGTTTCCTCAACCTGTTCTGCTACACCGCGACCGCCAGTGTGCACGCGGCCAAGGGCGGTGCGCGCACCACCACCAGTGTCGACCTGTCGAAAACCTACCTGGATTGGGCGCGACGCAACCTGTCGCTGAACGGTTTCTCCGACAAGAACCGGCTGGAGCAGGGTGATGTGATGGCCTGGCTCGAAGGCAATCGCGACGAGTTCGACCTGATCTTTATCGATCCGCCGACCTTCTCCAACTCCAAGCGTATGGAAGGGGTATTCGACGTTCAGCGTGATCATGTGCAACTGCTCGATCTGGCCATGGCCCGTCTGGCACCGGGTGGCGTGCTGTACTTCTCCAACAACTTCCGCAAGTTCCAGTTGGAAGAGAACCTCACCGCACGTTACGCCGTCGAGGAAATCAGCGGCCAGACCCTGGACCCGGACTTTGCCCGCAACAGCAAAATCCACCGCGCCTGGAAGATCACCGCCCGCTGA
- the rmf gene encoding ribosome modulation factor translates to MRRLKRDPLERAFLRGYQYGVNGKSRELCPFTLPSVRQAWINGWREGRGDNWDGMTGTAGIHRLNELHAVG, encoded by the coding sequence ATGAGAAGACTTAAGCGTGATCCGTTGGAAAGAGCATTTTTACGCGGATATCAATACGGCGTTAACGGCAAATCCCGCGAGCTTTGCCCTTTTACTCTACCGTCGGTACGCCAAGCCTGGATCAACGGCTGGCGAGAAGGACGTGGCGACAACTGGGACGGTATGACCGGCACCGCGGGCATCCACAGACTCAACGAACTTCACGCTGTCGGCTGA
- a CDS encoding quinone-dependent dihydroorotate dehydrogenase, with the protein MYNLARQLLFKLSPETSHDLSLDLIGAGGRLGLNGLLCKAPAANPVTVMGLNFPNPVGLAAGLDKNGAAIDGFSQLGFGFVEIGTVTPRPQPGNPKPRIFRLPEAEAIINRMGFNNLGVDNLLARVRAARYSGILGINIGKNFDTPVERAVDDYLICLDKVYAHASYVTVNVSSPNTPGLRSLQFGDSLKQLLEALQRRQQELAGQHGRHVPLAIKIAPDMTDEETVLVAQALLESGMDAVIATNTTLSRVGVEGLAHGDEAGGLSGAPVREKSTHTVKVLAAELAGRLPIIAAGGITEGEHAAEKIAAGASLVQLYSGFIYKGPALIRESVDAIAAYRR; encoded by the coding sequence ATGTATAACCTGGCCCGCCAGCTGCTGTTCAAACTTTCCCCGGAAACCTCTCACGATTTGTCCCTGGACCTGATCGGTGCGGGTGGCCGGTTGGGGCTCAACGGCCTGCTGTGCAAGGCGCCTGCCGCGAACCCCGTGACCGTCATGGGGCTGAATTTTCCGAACCCGGTGGGTCTGGCTGCGGGCCTGGACAAGAATGGCGCGGCCATCGACGGTTTCTCCCAACTGGGATTCGGTTTCGTTGAAATCGGCACGGTGACGCCACGGCCGCAGCCGGGCAACCCCAAGCCACGGATCTTCCGTCTGCCCGAGGCCGAGGCGATCATCAATCGCATGGGCTTCAACAACCTGGGGGTGGACAACCTGCTGGCCCGGGTTCGTGCTGCACGCTACAGCGGCATCCTCGGGATCAACATCGGCAAGAATTTCGATACCCCGGTGGAGCGTGCGGTCGACGATTACCTGATCTGCCTGGACAAGGTTTATGCCCACGCCAGCTATGTCACGGTCAACGTCAGTTCGCCCAACACCCCGGGCCTGCGCAGCCTGCAGTTCGGCGATTCGCTCAAGCAGTTGCTCGAGGCACTGCAGCGACGCCAGCAGGAACTGGCCGGGCAACACGGCAGGCACGTGCCCCTGGCGATCAAGATCGCCCCGGACATGACCGATGAGGAAACCGTGCTGGTGGCCCAGGCGCTGCTGGAGTCGGGGATGGATGCGGTCATCGCCACCAACACCACCCTGAGCCGGGTGGGTGTCGAAGGCCTGGCCCATGGTGACGAGGCCGGTGGTCTGTCCGGTGCGCCGGTGCGTGAGAAGAGCACCCACACGGTCAAGGTCCTGGCGGCAGAGCTGGCTGGACGTCTACCGATCATCGCCGCCGGCGGGATCACCGAGGGCGAACACGCGGCCGAGAAAATCGCCGCCGGTGCGAGCCTGGTGCAGTTGTATTCGGGGTTCATCTACAAGGGCCCGGCGCTGATCCGCGAATCGGTGGATGCCATCGCAGCCTATCGTCGCTGA
- a CDS encoding invasion protein OrgB, translating into MLDTIRSLDELPADDTDTVHISRRELVTARRCRALERQAQRRARELLDEAQGQVEAIQEAAFAEGYGQGLVQAAVDLARGLCESQRLAGQLHRQMAEAVRQLLKHLLDDPRWFDEMLEHWLAEQVDPPQMTLQVLLPQRCRRRVAVLREQLAQTAVTSVTFEFSEQERYVVRLGEQLFEFELEPAREQLAPRVLSQLAALPDSVRELDEQARHALARLVTTFTGNPATLQEIDDED; encoded by the coding sequence ATGCTCGACACCATTCGTAGTCTCGACGAGCTACCGGCGGACGATACCGACACGGTGCATATCAGTCGCCGAGAGTTGGTGACGGCTCGCCGCTGCCGGGCGTTGGAGCGCCAGGCGCAGCGCCGTGCCCGTGAGTTGCTCGACGAGGCCCAGGGCCAGGTCGAGGCGATCCAGGAGGCGGCTTTTGCCGAAGGTTATGGCCAGGGACTGGTTCAGGCGGCGGTCGATCTGGCCCGTGGGTTGTGCGAGTCCCAACGCCTGGCCGGTCAGTTGCACAGGCAAATGGCTGAGGCGGTCCGGCAATTGCTCAAACATTTGTTGGACGATCCGCGCTGGTTCGACGAAATGCTCGAACACTGGTTGGCGGAGCAGGTCGATCCCCCGCAGATGACCTTGCAGGTGTTGTTGCCGCAGCGTTGCCGGCGCCGGGTGGCGGTCTTGCGCGAGCAACTGGCACAAACGGCGGTGACCTCGGTCACGTTCGAGTTTTCGGAACAGGAGCGGTATGTCGTGCGCCTCGGCGAGCAGTTGTTCGAGTTCGAACTCGAGCCGGCCCGCGAACAGTTGGCGCCGCGTGTACTGAGCCAACTGGCGGCCCTGCCCGACAGCGTGCGTGAACTCGATGAGCAGGCTCGACACGCCTTGGCGAGACTGGTCACGACGTTCACCGGCAACCCTGCAACGCTCCAGGAAATCGATGATGAGGATTGA
- a CDS encoding protein OrgA produces the protein MSELDECLRQILWQPLDYLESGRLGLPAAFDEEPAREVLNRMLLEGLQLRLSMPTLGAFAAVWIRHWRHLPHIARLIGAQRLWPQLARGARMARLSTEVRDFARCALGPRLSWELSPESALLPQVDGVGLAHLLAFGEVLPAALYERLVLLFPQTVIAWQVRLPTLAPDPALFFLAVQHARHHS, from the coding sequence ATGAGCGAACTGGACGAATGCCTGCGGCAGATTCTCTGGCAGCCGCTGGACTATCTCGAAAGCGGCCGTTTGGGGCTGCCTGCGGCGTTCGACGAGGAGCCGGCCCGAGAGGTGCTCAATCGTATGCTGCTGGAAGGGCTGCAACTGCGCCTGTCGATGCCGACCTTGGGGGCATTCGCTGCCGTCTGGATTCGCCACTGGCGGCATCTGCCACATATCGCCCGCTTGATCGGCGCACAACGGCTATGGCCGCAGTTGGCGCGGGGGGCACGAATGGCGCGGCTGTCCACCGAGGTCCGGGATTTTGCCCGTTGTGCCCTCGGCCCGAGATTGTCCTGGGAACTGAGCCCTGAATCTGCGTTGTTGCCGCAGGTGGATGGGGTGGGGCTGGCCCACCTGCTGGCCTTTGGCGAAGTGTTGCCGGCAGCCTTGTACGAGCGCCTGGTGTTGCTGTTTCCCCAGACGGTGATCGCCTGGCAGGTACGGTTGCCAACACTGGCGCCTGATCCTGCGCTGTTTTTTCTGGCGGTACAGCATGCTCGACACCATTCGTAG
- a CDS encoding EscJ/YscJ/HrcJ family type III secretion inner membrane ring protein, translating to MKAYAWFMLLCVALVGCRQPDLLEGLDQQQANEVVAVLQRNNIGITKQDNGKSGYSVKVARVDFPAAVDLLSLYSLPSRPRLEVAELFPADSLVASPRAEKARLYSALEQRLEQSLRLLEGVVSARVHVSYDLDAGDGGRKASPVHLSALAVHERDVEPGLLISDIKRLLKNSFAALEYEHISVVLSRRAPIQHVAPTAVEPQGDGLWMGAAILVTILGLLAAAGWLYPWWVKQGRA from the coding sequence ATGAAAGCGTACGCCTGGTTCATGCTGCTGTGCGTGGCCCTGGTGGGGTGTCGTCAGCCCGACCTGCTCGAAGGGCTCGACCAGCAACAGGCCAACGAGGTGGTGGCGGTGCTGCAACGCAACAACATCGGCATCACCAAGCAGGACAACGGCAAGTCCGGCTACAGCGTCAAGGTGGCACGGGTGGATTTTCCGGCAGCGGTGGACCTGCTGAGCCTCTATTCCCTGCCGTCCAGGCCGCGCCTGGAGGTGGCCGAGCTGTTTCCCGCCGACTCGCTGGTCGCCTCTCCCCGGGCGGAAAAGGCCCGGCTCTATTCTGCGCTGGAGCAACGGTTGGAACAGTCCCTGAGGCTGCTCGAAGGCGTGGTCTCGGCGCGGGTACACGTCAGCTACGACCTGGATGCCGGGGACGGCGGTCGCAAGGCCTCGCCCGTGCATCTGTCCGCGCTGGCGGTGCATGAACGTGACGTTGAGCCGGGCTTGTTGATCAGCGATATCAAGCGTTTGCTGAAGAACAGTTTCGCCGCACTCGAATACGAGCACATTTCGGTGGTGCTCAGTCGTCGAGCCCCCATTCAGCACGTGGCACCGACCGCCGTCGAGCCGCAGGGCGATGGCTTGTGGATGGGCGCAGCGATACTTGTCACGATCCTCGGGCTGCTGGCCGCTGCTGGCTGGCTCTACCCCTGGTGGGTGAAGCAGGGACGCGCATGA
- the sctI gene encoding type III secretion system inner rod subunit SctI, which yields MFHSSQSVGLLEQIDAVELRSPQDSSAISLESRLIAGLAGSVVDSAGQVDGIWQILNGPDVTHPERLALLQERLGQYSVDINLLNTLVRKAVGTAETLLRSS from the coding sequence ATGTTCCATTCCAGCCAGTCTGTCGGTCTGCTTGAACAGATCGATGCGGTCGAGTTGCGCAGTCCCCAGGACAGTTCGGCAATCTCCCTGGAGTCGCGCCTGATCGCGGGGCTTGCCGGTTCCGTGGTGGATTCGGCAGGGCAGGTGGACGGGATCTGGCAGATCCTCAACGGGCCGGATGTCACCCATCCCGAGCGGTTGGCGCTGTTGCAGGAACGGCTCGGGCAGTACAGCGTCGACATCAACCTGCTCAATACCCTGGTACGCAAGGCCGTGGGCACGGCAGAAACCCTGCTGCGTTCGTCATGA
- the sctF gene encoding type III secretion system needle filament subunit SctF produces the protein MDVPKRIEFADDFLGKQAAAFESGAQDLKDILDRALATLKDDPSNPGLLASYQSAFSSYTVFRNVQTNTVKGFKDTSQTIIQAAR, from the coding sequence ATGGATGTCCCAAAACGTATCGAATTTGCCGACGATTTCCTCGGCAAGCAGGCCGCCGCTTTCGAGTCGGGGGCCCAGGACCTCAAGGACATACTCGACAGAGCGCTGGCCACGTTGAAGGACGATCCTTCGAATCCGGGGTTGCTGGCCAGTTACCAGTCGGCGTTTTCCTCCTACACCGTGTTCCGCAATGTCCAGACCAACACGGTCAAGGGCTTCAAGGACACCAGTCAGACCATCATCCAGGCGGCGCGCTGA
- a CDS encoding PrgH/EprH family type III secretion apparatus protein encodes MSDNAFLPCVLRVGSGLLQGCEFRLCNSRTLFIVGTTDLLGDDGLAAAVPDEAIFVPLEQRGCNFEVLLGPQGVSLRILGEEIEERAVVFQRSERIGELVIALRPEGEPWVPGLFNAVAPAEPTKSARNRRPVLKRMVVTVLLFILLAVCAAVSSLPMENSRTDIAALVAGTRAATNVLQGRDGRIYVFVTSQYDADWSRQVLMRQRISSSVLDVLEEGRRLEGLLAERIPALKVRRIDLSQPTSVRVLHGTAQGPPDAELRQQVSRLLLGEAAYLRQVDFEGLDERLPDTQAAQGLEQLGLAFERIEQGDGTLFTIAGDLRDAEREEARRFVDEFYRRWGSRHVRFNIELRDDPFKGRSFQLGPEGYIKTSQSSWHFPTTQQVR; translated from the coding sequence ATGTCGGATAACGCCTTTTTACCTTGTGTGCTGAGAGTGGGCAGTGGCCTGTTACAGGGTTGTGAGTTCAGGCTTTGCAACAGCCGCACGCTGTTCATCGTCGGCACCACTGATCTGCTTGGCGACGATGGACTGGCTGCTGCCGTTCCCGATGAGGCGATCTTCGTCCCGCTGGAGCAACGCGGCTGCAATTTCGAAGTGTTGCTTGGCCCACAAGGCGTGAGCCTGCGAATACTCGGCGAGGAAATCGAAGAGCGCGCCGTGGTGTTCCAGCGCAGCGAGCGGATCGGCGAGCTGGTCATTGCCTTGCGGCCCGAGGGCGAGCCTTGGGTGCCGGGACTGTTCAATGCCGTGGCGCCTGCCGAGCCAACAAAGAGCGCCCGCAACAGGCGGCCCGTGCTCAAGAGAATGGTCGTCACGGTTCTGCTGTTCATCCTGCTGGCGGTCTGCGCGGCGGTTTCGTCCCTGCCGATGGAGAACTCCCGGACGGATATCGCCGCCCTGGTCGCCGGTACCCGCGCAGCGACTAACGTGTTGCAGGGGCGGGATGGGCGGATCTATGTGTTCGTGACCTCGCAATACGATGCGGACTGGAGCCGTCAGGTGCTGATGCGCCAGCGTATTTCCAGCTCGGTACTGGACGTGCTGGAAGAGGGCCGGCGCCTGGAAGGGTTGCTGGCCGAACGGATTCCCGCCTTGAAGGTTCGGCGTATCGACCTGTCGCAGCCCACCAGCGTGCGGGTGCTTCATGGTACGGCGCAGGGGCCGCCCGATGCTGAACTCAGGCAGCAGGTCTCGCGACTCCTGCTGGGCGAGGCCGCCTATCTGCGGCAGGTGGATTTTGAAGGACTCGATGAGCGCTTGCCCGACACCCAGGCAGCCCAGGGCCTGGAGCAATTGGGGCTGGCGTTCGAGCGGATCGAACAGGGCGATGGCACGCTGTTCACGATCGCTGGCGACCTGCGTGATGCCGAGCGCGAAGAGGCTCGGCGCTTTGTCGATGAGTTCTACCGACGTTGGGGCAGCCGCCACGTGCGCTTCAACATCGAGCTTCGCGACGACCCGTTCAAGGGCCGCTCGTTTCAGCTTGGCCCCGAGGGTTACATCAAGACGAGCCAATCGTCCTGGCATTTTCCAACGACGCAACAAGTGAGGTGA
- a CDS encoding transglycosylase SLT domain-containing protein has protein sequence MNRRYRNVAWLLLAWSGTAPAFCWDSAGRDHGIEPALLYAIAHVESGLRPQAMNHNPDGSRDIGLMQINSLHLPHLAAQGITEQRLLEDPCLSVRVGASILARFIVRHGYGWTAVGAYNAGSAEDRHGTRRRYAHKVWRFYRVLVP, from the coding sequence ATGAACCGCCGATACCGGAACGTGGCCTGGTTACTGTTGGCCTGGTCAGGGACGGCGCCGGCTTTCTGCTGGGACAGCGCCGGACGCGATCATGGCATCGAGCCTGCGCTGCTGTATGCCATTGCCCATGTCGAAAGTGGCCTGCGGCCGCAGGCGATGAACCATAACCCGGATGGCAGCCGCGACATCGGTCTGATGCAGATCAACAGCCTGCACCTGCCGCACCTGGCCGCACAGGGCATTACCGAGCAACGGTTGCTGGAGGACCCGTGTCTGAGCGTACGGGTCGGTGCCTCGATCCTGGCGCGGTTCATCGTGCGCCATGGCTACGGCTGGACCGCCGTGGGGGCCTATAACGCCGGTAGCGCCGAGGATCGCCATGGCACGCGGCGGCGTTATGCACACAAGGTCTGGCGTTTCTATCGGGTACTGGTGCCGTGA
- a CDS encoding winged helix-turn-helix domain-containing protein — protein sequence MGLATDNFLKQSFAFDEWILQGDGVLLRNGKTVHLPPKELQVLRLLLAGAGRLVTKDYLLDCAWAGSDAAEESLTRCIYALRKLLGPGRGHITTVYGKGYRFSGGVVPLAPTLEESPLALTLAVLPFRHADESAAANLQEAMIRQLKAAFDGALRILPAALTMPGPGAVDTRQLMEQLAPDYYLSGRFHTWGDQLELSVELIRGNRHHLVHGPMAVKGTFDDLLQSVVSMVAHHLPNLRPAVGGCSSYPVALAFLKGVYGLQRCTPHSVREALLYFRQCVQMDASYVPPWCGVADAYLALALLELVDRQSAVDHARDAVVQALSLEPGNVAALARLALVTSLQGCDDAAQVLFQRCLLGCDRADIHYLHAWHHWAGGRHERALECLDTVLRQDPSSIPAQLMRIRIALAHDPRAALAMTREVLDGQADEHPVLRDQYASILAHCARLGPCLKSSAEHHPGEA from the coding sequence ATGGGTCTTGCCACTGATAACTTCCTGAAACAATCGTTCGCGTTCGACGAATGGATACTGCAAGGCGATGGAGTGCTGTTGCGCAATGGAAAGACCGTTCATCTGCCACCTAAAGAGTTGCAGGTTCTGCGTCTGTTGCTCGCGGGGGCTGGTCGGTTGGTCACCAAGGACTATTTGCTGGACTGCGCATGGGCGGGCAGCGATGCGGCCGAGGAGTCGTTGACGCGCTGCATCTATGCCCTGCGCAAATTGCTCGGACCGGGTCGTGGTCATATCACGACGGTCTACGGCAAGGGCTATCGTTTTTCCGGGGGGGTTGTGCCATTGGCTCCCACGCTTGAGGAATCTCCGCTGGCGCTCACGTTGGCGGTGTTGCCGTTTCGTCACGCGGATGAGTCGGCGGCGGCGAATCTTCAGGAGGCCATGATTCGGCAACTGAAGGCGGCTTTCGACGGTGCCCTGAGGATTCTACCGGCGGCGCTGACGATGCCTGGGCCTGGCGCGGTCGATACCCGGCAACTGATGGAGCAACTGGCTCCTGACTACTACCTGAGTGGCCGTTTTCATACCTGGGGCGATCAGTTGGAACTGTCGGTGGAGCTGATCCGGGGAAACCGTCACCACCTGGTCCATGGCCCGATGGCCGTCAAGGGGACGTTCGACGACCTGCTCCAGTCGGTGGTGTCGATGGTGGCTCACCATTTGCCCAACCTGCGTCCTGCCGTCGGAGGGTGTTCGTCCTACCCTGTGGCTTTGGCTTTTCTCAAGGGTGTGTACGGTTTGCAGCGGTGCACCCCACACAGCGTGAGGGAGGCTCTGCTGTATTTTCGCCAGTGCGTGCAAATGGATGCGAGCTACGTCCCGCCCTGGTGCGGTGTGGCCGACGCCTACCTGGCGCTGGCACTGCTGGAGTTGGTCGATCGGCAGAGCGCCGTGGACCATGCGCGTGATGCGGTGGTTCAGGCCCTGTCCCTGGAGCCGGGAAACGTGGCGGCGCTGGCGCGGCTGGCCCTGGTCACCAGCTTGCAGGGTTGCGACGATGCTGCCCAGGTACTGTTCCAGCGCTGTCTGCTGGGTTGCGATCGGGCTGACATTCATTATCTGCACGCCTGGCATCACTGGGCGGGCGGTCGTCATGAGCGGGCGCTGGAATGCCTGGATACGGTGCTGCGGCAGGATCCTTCCTCGATTCCCGCGCAACTGATGCGTATCCGGATCGCCTTGGCCCACGACCCCCGTGCCGCTTTGGCGATGACCCGTGAGGTGCTGGATGGGCAGGCCGATGAACATCCGGTGTTGCGGGATCAGTATGCCTCGATCCTGGCCCACTGTGCCCGCTTGGGCCCCTGTCTGAAGTCGTCAGCCGAGCATCACCCAGGCGAGGCATGA
- a CDS encoding phosphopantetheine-binding protein — MSYLIPGNCEYFIEQQVMVLLAGYFQLERRKVLLDSRLIEDLYLNSMGIIEMAMLLNDAFEIDLPESGVAGWRTVADVCRLVGITQQKSKVGEVDCVR; from the coding sequence ATGAGCTATCTGATACCGGGCAATTGCGAGTACTTCATCGAGCAACAGGTCATGGTGCTGCTGGCGGGCTATTTTCAACTGGAGCGGCGAAAGGTTCTGCTCGACTCACGATTGATCGAGGACCTGTACCTGAATTCGATGGGCATCATCGAGATGGCGATGTTGCTTAACGACGCCTTCGAGATTGATTTGCCCGAGAGCGGCGTGGCCGGCTGGCGCACGGTTGCGGACGTGTGTCGGCTTGTAGGAATTACCCAACAGAAAAGTAAAGTTGGGGAAGTAGATTGCGTGCGGTAA